The Microbacterium paraoxydans genome includes a window with the following:
- the rplE gene encoding 50S ribosomal protein L5, producing MATTDAAVAGKIQPRLKAKYNAEIKKALQDEFGYENVMQIPGLVKVVVNTGVGEAARDSKVIEGAVDDLTKITGQKPIVTKARKSIAQFKLREGQAIGAHVTLRGDRAWEFVDRLVSLALPRIRDFRGLSAKQFDGNGNYTFGLQEQSVFHEIDQDKIDRVRGFDITVVTSAKTDDEGRALLRHLGFPFRADDAQA from the coding sequence ATGGCAACGACCGACGCTGCGGTGGCTGGCAAGATCCAGCCCCGCCTGAAGGCGAAGTACAACGCCGAGATCAAGAAGGCTCTGCAGGACGAGTTCGGCTACGAGAACGTCATGCAGATCCCCGGCCTGGTCAAGGTCGTCGTGAACACCGGTGTCGGCGAGGCTGCTCGCGACAGCAAGGTAATCGAAGGTGCGGTCGACGACCTCACCAAGATCACCGGCCAGAAGCCGATCGTTACCAAGGCCCGCAAGTCCATCGCGCAGTTCAAGCTGCGTGAGGGCCAGGCCATCGGCGCGCACGTCACCCTCCGTGGCGACCGTGCGTGGGAGTTCGTGGACCGCCTGGTCTCGCTCGCGCTGCCCCGCATCCGCGACTTCCGCGGTCTGTCGGCCAAGCAGTTCGACGGCAACGGCAACTACACCTTCGGTCTCCAGGAGCAGAGCGTGTTCCACGAGATCGATCAGGACAAGATCGACCGCGTCCGTGGTTTCGACATCACCGTCGTGACCTCGGCGAAGACGGACGACGAGGGTCGGGCGCTGCTCCGTCACCTCGGCTTCCCGTTCCGCGCGGACGACGCCCAGGCGTGA
- the rplR gene encoding 50S ribosomal protein L18 → MAVKSKSDARARRHARLRKKIVGTEVRPRLVVNRSARHVFVQLVDDSKGHTVASASTLETDLRSLDGDKTAKARKVGELLAERAKAAGVSEAVFDRGGNRYAGRVAAIADGAREGGLAL, encoded by the coding sequence ATGGCTGTGAAGTCGAAGTCCGACGCCCGCGCGCGTCGTCACGCCCGTCTTCGCAAGAAGATCGTGGGCACCGAGGTGCGTCCGCGCCTCGTCGTCAACCGTTCGGCGCGTCACGTCTTCGTGCAGCTCGTCGACGACAGCAAGGGCCACACGGTCGCCTCGGCCTCGACGCTCGAGACCGACCTGCGTTCGCTGGATGGCGACAAGACCGCCAAGGCTCGCAAGGTCGGCGAGCTCCTCGCCGAGCGTGCGAAGGCCGCAGGCGTTTCCGAGGCAGTGTTCGACCGTGGCGGCAACCGCTACGCGGGTCGTGTCGCCGCCATCGCCGACGGCGCCCGTGAAGGGGGTCTGGCACTGTGA
- the rpmC gene encoding 50S ribosomal protein L29 has translation MAIGTKELAPAELDTFEDQRLVEELRKAKEELFNLRFQSATGQLESHGRIRAVKRDIARLYTVIRERELGIRATPAPVEAPAKKATKSKAKKADAAEDAPKEEAE, from the coding sequence ATGGCGATCGGCACCAAGGAGCTCGCTCCGGCAGAGCTCGACACGTTCGAAGACCAGCGCCTCGTTGAGGAGCTGCGCAAGGCCAAGGAGGAGCTGTTCAACCTCCGTTTCCAGTCGGCCACCGGCCAGCTGGAGAGCCACGGCCGCATCCGCGCCGTCAAGCGCGACATCGCGCGCCTCTACACGGTGATCCGCGAGCGCGAGCTGGGCATCCGTGCGACGCCCGCTCCGGTCGAGGCTCCCGCGAAGAAGGCGACCAAGTCGAAGGCGAAGAAGGCGGACGCCGCCGAGGACGCCCCGAAGGAAGAGGCTGAGTGA
- the rplW gene encoding 50S ribosomal protein L23, whose protein sequence is MSEQASVLQTALNKDPRDIILKPVVSEKSYGLIDEGKYTFLVDPRASKTEIKLAIEKIFGVKVASVNTINRVGKARRTRFGTGKRKDTKRAIVSLKSGTIDIFTAIG, encoded by the coding sequence ATGAGCGAGCAGGCATCTGTTCTCCAGACGGCCCTGAACAAGGACCCGCGCGACATCATCCTGAAGCCGGTCGTGTCCGAGAAGAGCTACGGCCTGATCGACGAGGGCAAGTACACCTTCCTCGTCGACCCGCGCGCTTCGAAGACCGAGATCAAGCTCGCCATCGAGAAGATCTTCGGCGTCAAGGTCGCGTCCGTCAACACGATCAACCGCGTCGGCAAGGCCCGTCGCACCCGCTTCGGCACCGGTAAGCGCAAGGACACCAAGCGCGCCATCGTGAGCCTGAAGTCGGGCACCATCGACATCTTCACGGCAATCGGCTGA
- the rpsC gene encoding 30S ribosomal protein S3: MGQKVNPYGFRLGITTDHVSRWFSDSTKPGQRYADYVAEDIKIRRLLQTQLDRAGVSNIEIERTRDRVRVDIHTARPGIVIGRRGAEAERIRGDLEKLTGKQIQLNILEVKNPEADAQLVAQGIAEQLSARVAFRRAMRKGLQGAQRAGAKGIRIQVSGRLGGAEMSRSEFYREGRVPLHTLRANIDYGFYEAKTTFGRIGVKVWIYKGDLTAKELAREQANAPKSRRDDRGDRRRAPRNEAPVAEGASA; this comes from the coding sequence ATGGGACAGAAGGTCAACCCGTACGGCTTCCGCCTCGGCATCACCACGGACCACGTGTCGCGCTGGTTCTCCGACTCGACGAAGCCGGGTCAGCGTTACGCCGACTACGTGGCCGAGGACATCAAGATCCGTCGCCTGCTGCAGACGCAGCTCGACCGTGCCGGCGTCTCGAACATCGAGATCGAGCGCACCCGTGACCGCGTCCGCGTCGACATCCACACCGCCCGCCCGGGCATCGTGATCGGTCGTCGTGGTGCAGAGGCCGAGCGCATCCGCGGCGACCTCGAGAAGCTCACGGGCAAGCAGATCCAGCTGAACATCCTCGAGGTCAAGAACCCCGAGGCCGACGCTCAGCTGGTCGCCCAGGGCATCGCCGAGCAGCTCTCGGCTCGCGTGGCGTTCCGTCGCGCGATGCGCAAGGGTCTGCAGGGCGCGCAGCGCGCCGGCGCCAAGGGCATCCGCATCCAGGTCTCGGGCCGTCTCGGCGGCGCCGAGATGAGCCGGTCGGAGTTCTACCGCGAGGGTCGTGTGCCGCTGCACACGCTGCGCGCGAACATCGACTACGGCTTCTACGAGGCCAAGACCACCTTCGGCCGCATCGGCGTGAAGGTGTGGATCTACAAGGGCGACCTCACCGCCAAGGAGCTCGCGCGCGAGCAGGCCAACGCGCCGAAGTCGCGCCGTGACGACCGTGGTGACCGCCGCCGTGCCCCGCGCAACGAGGCACCTGTTGCAGAAGGAGCGTCGGCATAA
- the rpsQ gene encoding 30S ribosomal protein S17, producing the protein MATKKEAAVEAEHAAHDVRDADARGYRKARRGYVVSDKMDKTIVVEVEDRVKHPLYGKVIRRTSKVKAHDEANSAGIGDLVLINETRPLSATKRWRLVEILEKAK; encoded by the coding sequence ATGGCCACCAAGAAGGAAGCCGCCGTCGAGGCTGAGCACGCCGCTCACGACGTGCGCGACGCCGACGCCCGCGGGTACCGCAAGGCCCGTCGTGGCTATGTCGTCAGCGACAAGATGGACAAGACGATCGTCGTCGAGGTCGAGGACCGCGTGAAGCACCCGCTTTACGGCAAGGTCATCCGCCGGACGTCGAAGGTCAAGGCGCACGATGAGGCGAACTCCGCCGGCATCGGCGACCTGGTCCTGATCAACGAGACCCGCCCGCTGAGCGCCACCAAGCGCTGGCGTCTGGTGGAGATTCTGGAGAAGGCCAAGTGA
- the rplV gene encoding 50S ribosomal protein L22, with protein MVESIARVRHIRVTPQKARRVVALIKGKQAQEALAILKFAQQSASEPIYKLVASAMANAQVKADRDGEYLDEQDLYVKNAYVDEGTTLKRFQPRAQGRAFQIKKRTSHITVVLSTPEAAPAAAGDSNKKASK; from the coding sequence ATGGTGGAGTCCATCGCACGCGTGCGACACATCCGCGTGACCCCTCAGAAGGCTCGTCGTGTCGTCGCGCTCATCAAGGGCAAGCAGGCCCAGGAGGCTCTGGCGATCCTGAAGTTCGCTCAGCAGTCCGCCAGTGAGCCGATCTACAAGCTTGTCGCGTCGGCCATGGCCAACGCGCAGGTCAAGGCGGATCGTGACGGCGAGTACCTCGACGAGCAGGACCTGTACGTGAAGAACGCGTACGTGGACGAGGGCACGACGCTCAAGCGTTTCCAGCCCCGTGCACAGGGTCGCGCTTTCCAGATCAAGAAGCGCACGAGCCACATCACGGTCGTGCTCTCGACGCCGGAGGCGGCTCCTGCCGCGGCCGGCGACAGCAACAAGAAGGCGAGCAAGTAA
- the rplF gene encoding 50S ribosomal protein L6 translates to MSRIGRLPIDVPAGVTVSVDGREVAVKGPKGELTLTVASPIEVSVEENQVLVTRPDDERESRSLHGLTRTLINNNIIGVTQGYTKGLEVVGTGYRVQQKGNSVEFALGFSHPVLVDPPAGITLTVEGTNKLTVSGIDKQAVGEAAANIRKIRKPEPYKGKGVRYAGEVVRRKAGKAGK, encoded by the coding sequence ATGTCGCGTATTGGACGACTTCCCATCGACGTTCCCGCGGGCGTGACCGTTTCGGTCGACGGCCGTGAGGTCGCGGTGAAGGGCCCCAAGGGTGAGCTCACCCTCACGGTGGCCAGCCCCATCGAGGTGTCGGTCGAGGAGAACCAGGTTCTCGTCACCCGCCCCGACGACGAGCGCGAGTCCCGGTCGCTTCACGGCCTGACCCGCACGCTCATCAACAACAACATCATCGGCGTGACCCAGGGCTACACCAAGGGTCTCGAGGTCGTCGGCACCGGTTACCGCGTGCAGCAGAAGGGCAACTCGGTCGAGTTCGCCCTCGGCTTCTCGCACCCGGTCCTGGTCGACCCGCCCGCCGGCATCACGCTCACGGTCGAGGGCACGAACAAGCTCACCGTCAGCGGGATCGACAAGCAGGCCGTCGGTGAGGCGGCTGCGAACATCCGCAAGATCCGCAAGCCCGAGCCGTACAAGGGCAAGGGTGTGCGCTACGCCGGCGAGGTCGTGCGTCGCAAGGCCGGAAAGGCTGGTAAGTAA
- the rplX gene encoding 50S ribosomal protein L24, whose protein sequence is MAKIKKGDLVQVISGAKPERGGDRGKQGKVLDVLVEQNRVVVEGVNYVTKHTRVGQTQRGTKTGGLETVEAPIHISNVALVDPSTKKPTKVGHRVEEQTKDGVKRTVRVRFAKKSGKDL, encoded by the coding sequence ATGGCGAAGATCAAGAAGGGCGACCTGGTTCAGGTCATCTCGGGCGCCAAGCCCGAGCGTGGTGGCGACCGCGGCAAGCAGGGCAAGGTCCTCGACGTCCTCGTCGAGCAGAACCGTGTCGTCGTCGAAGGCGTCAACTACGTCACCAAGCACACGCGCGTCGGTCAGACGCAGCGTGGCACGAAGACGGGTGGCCTCGAGACCGTCGAGGCGCCCATCCACATCTCGAACGTCGCACTCGTCGACCCCTCGACCAAGAAGCCGACCAAGGTCGGCCACCGGGTCGAGGAGCAGACCAAGGACGGCGTGAAGCGCACCGTCCGCGTGCGCTTCGCGAAGAAGAGCGGTAAGGACCTCTGA
- the rplN gene encoding 50S ribosomal protein L14 — protein sequence MIQQESRLKVADNTGAKELLTIRVLGGSRRRYAGLGDTIVATVKDAIPGGNVKKGDVVKAVIVRTKKETRRPDGSYIKFDENAAVILKNDGEPRGTRIFGPVGRELRDKKFMKIVSLAPEVI from the coding sequence GTGATTCAGCAGGAGTCCCGTCTCAAGGTCGCCGACAACACCGGCGCCAAGGAGCTGCTCACGATCCGCGTCCTCGGTGGCTCGCGCCGCCGGTACGCCGGTCTGGGCGACACCATCGTCGCGACCGTCAAGGACGCGATCCCCGGTGGCAACGTCAAGAAGGGCGACGTCGTCAAGGCGGTCATCGTCCGCACCAAGAAGGAGACCCGTCGTCCCGACGGCTCCTACATCAAGTTCGACGAGAACGCCGCCGTCATCCTGAAGAACGACGGGGAGCCCCGCGGCACCCGTATCTTCGGGCCGGTCGGCCGTGAGCTTCGCGACAAGAAGTTCATGAAGATCGTCTCGCTGGCACCGGAGGTCATCTGA
- the rplD gene encoding 50S ribosomal protein L4, which yields MADSTLALDVLKADGKKAGSVELPAALFDVKTNIPLIHQVVVAQLAAARQGTHSTKRRGEVSGAGRKPFKQKGTGNARQGSIRAPHMTGGGIVHGPKPRDYSQRTPKKMIAAALLGALSDRFRGDRLHAIDTFGTDGAPSTKAAAGFLAQVATSKNVLVVIERGDELALKSIRNLGHVHVLTFDQLNAYDVLVSDDIVFTQAALEGFIASKSGANQEVSA from the coding sequence ATGGCTGACTCCACTCTCGCGCTCGACGTCCTCAAGGCAGACGGCAAGAAGGCAGGCTCCGTCGAGCTTCCCGCCGCGCTGTTCGACGTCAAGACGAACATCCCGCTCATCCACCAGGTCGTCGTCGCGCAGCTCGCGGCGGCTCGCCAGGGCACGCACTCGACCAAGCGTCGTGGCGAGGTCTCGGGTGCCGGCCGCAAGCCCTTCAAGCAGAAGGGCACGGGTAACGCCCGCCAGGGCTCGATCCGCGCGCCGCACATGACCGGCGGTGGCATCGTGCACGGCCCGAAGCCGCGCGACTACTCGCAGCGCACCCCCAAGAAGATGATCGCGGCCGCCCTGCTGGGCGCGCTCAGCGACCGCTTCCGCGGTGACCGTCTGCACGCGATCGACACGTTCGGCACCGACGGCGCGCCGTCGACCAAGGCCGCCGCGGGCTTCCTCGCCCAGGTCGCCACGTCGAAGAACGTCCTCGTGGTCATCGAGCGCGGCGACGAGCTCGCGCTCAAGAGCATCCGCAACCTCGGCCACGTCCACGTGCTGACGTTCGACCAGCTCAACGCCTACGACGTGCTCGTCTCCGACGACATCGTCTTCACCCAGGCCGCGCTCGAGGGCTTCATCGCCTCCAAGTCCGGCGCCAACCAGGAGGTCTCCGCATGA
- the rpmD gene encoding 50S ribosomal protein L30 yields MAARLKVTQIKSKVSEKQNQRDTLRSLGLKRIGDTTVRPDDAQTRGYVKTVAHLVKVEEID; encoded by the coding sequence ATGGCCGCGCGACTCAAGGTCACGCAGATCAAGTCCAAGGTGAGCGAGAAGCAGAACCAGCGCGACACGCTGCGCAGCCTCGGTCTCAAGCGGATCGGTGACACCACCGTCCGCCCCGACGACGCGCAGACGCGCGGCTACGTCAAGACCGTCGCCCACCTCGTCAAGGTTGAGGAGATCGACTAA
- the rpsS gene encoding 30S ribosomal protein S19 translates to MPRSLKKGPFVDEHLLRKVVVQNEAGTKNVIKTWSRRSMIIPAMLGHTIAVHDGRKHIPVFVSETMVGHKLGEFAPTRTFRGHEKDDKKGRRR, encoded by the coding sequence ATGCCTCGCAGTCTCAAGAAGGGCCCCTTCGTCGACGAGCACCTGCTTCGCAAGGTGGTCGTGCAGAACGAAGCCGGCACGAAGAACGTCATCAAGACCTGGTCCCGCCGGTCCATGATCATCCCGGCCATGCTGGGTCACACGATCGCGGTCCACGACGGTCGCAAGCACATCCCCGTGTTTGTCTCCGAGACCATGGTCGGTCACAAGCTGGGCGAGTTCGCGCCCACCCGCACCTTCCGCGGCCACGAGAAGGACGACAAGAAGGGCCGTCGCCGCTGA
- the rplP gene encoding 50S ribosomal protein L16, with protein MLIPRKVKYRKQHHPGRSGQATGGTKVSFGEFGIQALTPAYVTNRQIESARIAMTRHIKRGGKVWINIYPDRPLTKKPAETRMGSGKGSPEWWVANVKPGRVLFEVAGVDEQLAREALTRAIHKLPLKARIIKREEGDA; from the coding sequence ATGCTCATCCCCCGTAAGGTCAAGTACCGCAAGCAGCACCACCCGGGGCGCTCGGGTCAGGCCACCGGCGGCACGAAGGTCTCCTTCGGCGAGTTCGGCATCCAGGCCCTCACCCCCGCGTACGTGACGAACCGTCAGATCGAGTCCGCTCGTATCGCGATGACCCGTCACATCAAGCGTGGCGGCAAGGTGTGGATCAACATCTACCCGGACCGTCCGCTCACGAAGAAGCCGGCCGAGACCCGCATGGGTTCCGGTAAGGGTTCCCCCGAGTGGTGGGTCGCCAACGTCAAGCCGGGCCGCGTCCTCTTCGAGGTCGCGGGTGTCGACGAGCAGCTCGCTCGCGAGGCACTGACCCGTGCAATCCACAAGCTGCCGCTCAAGGCACGCATCATCAAGCGCGAGGAGGGCGACGCGTAA
- the rplB gene encoding 50S ribosomal protein L2: MAIRKYKPTTPGRRGSSVADFAEITRSTPEKSLLRPISKTGGRNNQGRITTRHIGGGHKRQYRVIDFRRNDKDGVNAKVAHIEYDPNRTARIALLHYFDGEKRYILAPAKLKQGDIVESGPAADIKPGNNLPLKNIPTGTVIHAIELRPGGGAKMARSAGASVRLVAKDGPYAQLRLPSGEIRNVDARCRATIGEVGNAEQSNINWGKAGRMRWKGVRPTVRGVAMNPVDHPHGGGEGKTSGGRHPVSPWGQAEGRTRHANKESDKYIVRRRNAGKKRK, translated from the coding sequence ATGGCTATTCGCAAGTACAAGCCCACGACCCCGGGCCGTCGCGGCTCGTCGGTGGCTGACTTCGCCGAGATCACCCGATCGACGCCGGAGAAGTCGCTGCTGCGCCCGATCTCGAAGACCGGTGGTCGCAACAACCAGGGCCGCATCACGACCCGTCACATCGGTGGTGGCCACAAGCGCCAGTACCGCGTCATCGACTTCCGTCGCAATGACAAGGACGGCGTGAACGCCAAGGTCGCGCACATCGAGTACGACCCCAACCGCACCGCGCGCATCGCGCTGCTGCACTACTTCGACGGCGAGAAGCGCTACATCCTCGCGCCGGCGAAGCTGAAGCAGGGCGACATCGTCGAGTCGGGCCCCGCGGCGGACATCAAGCCGGGAAACAACCTCCCGCTGAAGAACATCCCCACGGGTACCGTCATCCACGCCATCGAGCTCCGCCCCGGCGGCGGCGCGAAGATGGCGCGTTCGGCCGGTGCGTCGGTCCGCCTCGTCGCCAAGGACGGCCCCTACGCCCAGCTGCGTCTGCCCTCCGGTGAGATCCGCAACGTCGATGCGCGCTGCCGCGCGACCATCGGCGAGGTCGGCAACGCCGAGCAGTCGAACATCAACTGGGGCAAGGCCGGCCGCATGCGCTGGAAGGGCGTCCGCCCGACCGTCCGCGGTGTCGCGATGAACCCGGTCGACCACCCGCACGGTGGTGGTGAGGGCAAGACGTCCGGTGGACGTCACCCCGTCTCCCCGTGGGGTCAGGCCGAGGGCCGCACCCGCCACGCCAACAAGGAAAGCGACAAGTACATCGTGCGTCGTCGCAACGCCGGCAAGAAGCGCAAGTAG
- the rpsH gene encoding 30S ribosomal protein S8, with protein sequence MTMTDPVADMLTRLRNANSAHHDTVTLPSSKLKTHIAEILQQEGYIAGWETSDARVGKNLTLTLKYGPNRERSIAGIKRVSKPGLRVYAKSTEIPTVLGGLGVAILSTSSGLLTDRQAEQKGVGGEVLAYVW encoded by the coding sequence ATGACAATGACAGACCCGGTCGCAGACATGCTGACCCGTCTGCGCAACGCGAACTCGGCGCACCACGACACCGTGACGCTGCCGTCGAGCAAGCTCAAGACGCACATCGCAGAGATCCTCCAGCAGGAGGGCTACATCGCCGGTTGGGAGACCTCCGACGCGCGCGTGGGCAAGAACCTCACGCTGACGCTGAAGTACGGCCCGAACCGCGAGCGCTCGATCGCGGGCATCAAGCGCGTGTCGAAGCCCGGCCTCCGCGTGTACGCGAAGTCGACCGAGATCCCCACGGTCCTCGGCGGCCTCGGCGTGGCCATCCTGTCCACCTCCTCCGGTCTCCTCACGGACCGCCAGGCTGAGCAGAAGGGCGTGGGCGGAGAAGTTCTCGCCTACGTGTGGTAA
- the rpsE gene encoding 30S ribosomal protein S5, giving the protein MTEAAAATSETAAGTTQAEPTRDQRDGRRGGRDRNQGGRDRNSRDRGDNQFLERVVTINRVSKVVKGGRRFSFTALVVVGDGNGLVGVGYGKAREVPLAISKGVEEAKRNFFRVPRVGSTIPHPVQGESAAGVVLLRPAAAGTGVIAGGPVRAVLECAGIHDVLSKSLGSSNTINIVHATVTALKELEEPRAVAARRGLEFDQVAPARLVRAEAEAIAAQKVGA; this is encoded by the coding sequence GTGACCGAAGCGGCTGCTGCCACTTCCGAGACGGCCGCCGGCACCACGCAGGCTGAGCCCACTCGCGACCAGCGGGACGGCCGCCGCGGCGGACGTGACCGCAACCAGGGCGGCCGCGACCGCAACTCGCGCGACCGCGGCGACAACCAGTTCCTGGAGCGCGTCGTCACCATCAACCGCGTCTCGAAGGTCGTGAAGGGTGGTCGTCGCTTCAGCTTCACCGCTCTCGTGGTCGTCGGCGACGGCAACGGTCTGGTGGGCGTCGGCTACGGCAAGGCCCGTGAGGTCCCCCTGGCGATCTCGAAGGGTGTCGAAGAGGCCAAGCGCAACTTCTTCCGCGTCCCGCGCGTCGGCAGCACCATCCCGCACCCCGTGCAGGGTGAGTCGGCCGCCGGTGTGGTGCTCCTGCGCCCCGCCGCCGCCGGTACCGGTGTCATCGCCGGTGGTCCGGTCCGCGCCGTGCTCGAGTGCGCCGGCATCCACGACGTGCTGTCCAAGTCGCTCGGCTCGTCGAACACGATCAACATCGTGCACGCGACGGTCACCGCCCTGAAGGAGCTCGAGGAGCCCCGCGCCGTCGCCGCACGTCGTGGTCTCGAGTTCGACCAGGTCGCCCCGGCCCGGCTCGTCCGCGCCGAGGCCGAGGCCATCGCCGCACAGAAGGTAGGTGCCTGA